Proteins from a genomic interval of Pseudodesulfovibrio nedwellii:
- a CDS encoding ABC transporter permease, translated as MKNQPLTMQSSDATVSISDRNGILVITLAGRLDAPGITSIWDETVQAGNSTPFTSIETDMTGVTYLDGAGVALLLKIKELAAQKEAQLTLNNLREEDRKLIGLTWDSPIPAWDSQKKNRRNFASAIGEAIGELWSGIREMIAFVGESAVLLTEAFLHPSQVRWKNVLLSCINVGVESLFIITLIGFLMGLIMSFQSAISLQRFGGEIFVPNMLGLVMFREMGPLVTSILLAARSGSAFAAEIGTMKINEELDALTTMGLSPMRFLVVPKIIATMFVVPLMIMFFNLASLVGGAVVMLSMGYPLVTFTSRVFSYLDYGDFWSGMGKGLVFSFLVAGVGCLRGIQTRSGASAVGLSTTSAVVSGIILIAFADGIFAMAFYYLGI; from the coding sequence GTGAAAAACCAACCGCTGACAATGCAATCTTCCGATGCCACTGTTTCCATTTCTGACCGAAATGGAATCCTTGTCATTACGCTCGCAGGACGTCTCGACGCCCCCGGAATCACCAGCATTTGGGATGAGACTGTGCAGGCAGGCAATTCCACCCCCTTCACATCCATTGAAACTGATATGACCGGTGTCACCTATCTCGACGGAGCCGGGGTTGCTCTGCTGCTCAAGATCAAAGAACTCGCAGCCCAAAAAGAAGCTCAACTCACGCTAAATAATCTTCGGGAAGAGGATCGTAAACTTATCGGCCTGACCTGGGATAGCCCCATACCGGCATGGGACTCCCAGAAAAAGAACCGGCGGAACTTTGCCTCAGCTATCGGTGAAGCCATCGGGGAATTATGGTCCGGCATCCGCGAAATGATCGCATTCGTAGGAGAATCAGCCGTATTGCTCACCGAGGCCTTCCTTCATCCGAGTCAAGTTCGATGGAAGAATGTCCTGCTCTCCTGCATTAACGTCGGCGTTGAATCCCTATTCATCATCACCCTCATAGGCTTTCTCATGGGGCTGATCATGTCATTTCAATCCGCGATCAGTCTGCAACGATTCGGCGGTGAAATTTTCGTCCCGAACATGCTTGGTCTCGTTATGTTCCGCGAAATGGGCCCACTGGTTACGTCCATCCTGCTGGCCGCCCGATCCGGCTCCGCCTTTGCCGCTGAAATCGGGACCATGAAAATTAATGAAGAACTAGATGCCCTGACCACCATGGGATTATCTCCCATGCGCTTTCTGGTAGTACCCAAAATCATTGCCACCATGTTTGTCGTTCCTTTGATGATCATGTTTTTCAATCTGGCATCACTGGTCGGCGGTGCCGTCGTCATGCTCTCCATGGGGTACCCCCTCGTCACATTCACCTCCCGAGTTTTCTCCTATCTAGACTACGGAGATTTCTGGAGCGGCATGGGTAAAGGACTGGTTTTCAGCTTTTTGGTGGCTGGTGTAGGATGCTTGCGTGGCATACAGACTCGATCCGGTGCCAGCGCAGTCGGCCTGTCCACCACCAGTGCAGTGGTCTCGGGCATTATTCTCATCGCTTTTGCCGACGGCATTTTCGCCATGGCATTCTACTATCTGGGGATATAA
- a CDS encoding Lrp/AsnC family transcriptional regulator codes for MNNRKIDKLDLEILNILQADGKVSNAEIARKVGKAPSAVLERVRKLKKSGIIEGYECIVSHKSLGRGLTAFTSIRVEEGVGATEVGQKLAEFPEVLEVHYTAGRDSYLVKVRVEDTEALQATLAKFGTIGPVRDTNSTIVLTTVKESRVIPLPLEND; via the coding sequence ATGAATAACAGAAAAATCGACAAATTGGACTTGGAAATCCTGAACATACTTCAGGCTGACGGTAAGGTTTCCAACGCGGAAATCGCTCGAAAGGTAGGCAAGGCACCGTCTGCCGTGCTTGAGCGTGTACGTAAGCTCAAAAAGAGCGGTATCATCGAGGGATATGAGTGTATTGTCAGTCATAAGTCTCTTGGTCGAGGGCTGACAGCATTTACTTCCATACGAGTGGAAGAGGGTGTGGGAGCCACAGAGGTGGGGCAGAAGCTTGCCGAGTTTCCCGAAGTGCTTGAGGTTCATTATACTGCTGGTCGCGATTCCTATCTGGTCAAGGTCCGTGTTGAGGACACTGAGGCGTTACAGGCGACGCTGGCAAAATTCGGAACTATCGGGCCTGTGCGTGACACCAACTCAACTATCGTATTGACCACGGTCAAGGAGTCCCGCGTTATTCCACTTCCCCTTGAAAACGACTAA
- a CDS encoding proline dehydrogenase family protein, whose product MTVSISSLDPQIISRGREFFASISGESPSVFNKGWWTGKVMDWAMKNEDFKVQMFRFVDVLPYLNTSESLSRHIEEYFSGEDSNIPDVLKWGATKTKIGGGLVAKVLNRTIRSNIESMARQFIIGQVSKEAVKGIRKLRKDGFAFVLDLLGEATVSEVESDVYRDGYLEVLEAIQKELGKWKPLDGGANDLDWGHAPKVNVAVKPSAFYSQSKPVDLEGTVVGMMSRIEPIYKKTMEMGGFMCIDMESLKYKEATVELFKRLRLKYPDYPHLGIVFQAYLRSVDDDVRHLLEWAHAQNLPISIRLVKGAYWDYETVMAKQNDWPVPVWTHKPESDMAFERVSKMILENSDICHFACASHNIRTISAVMETASALNVPEERYEFQVLYGMAEPVRKGLRNVAKRVRLYCPYGDLLPGMAYLVRRLLENTANESFLKQTFADEADMDHLLENPEATLKRQLDSRCAPKEEKQIGPSRFVNFPVADFTIEAERNAFPDSIATVRARMGGEVPLFINGKDVVTSDRLESYNPADPSEIVGSVCQAGVTEVDIAIEAASDAYLSWRDVAPEKRAEVLFKAAQYLKDTIHELCALQVLEVGKQWDQAHADVSEAIDFLEYYAREMIRFGKPRRMGRAPGEMSQLFYQGKGVAAVIAPWNFPLAISVGMVSAAIASGCSVVYKPAGISSCVGHNLVEMWKAAGLPDGVFNYCPGRGSVMGDHLVDHPDVSVIAFTGSMEVGLRIQERAAKVQPGQQQCKRVIAEMGGKNGTIIDDDADLDEAVLGVLYAAFGFQGQKCSACSRVIVLDSIYDRFIERLTEAAKSVKLGPSENPANYMGPVADKAAQKNVLRYIRIAEEEGNVLVKREVSDDLKATGGCYVPLTIVDGITKDHRIAQEEVFGPVLSVMRAKNMDEALDIANSTRFALTGAIYTRSPANLERASREFRVGNLYLNKPSVGALVERHAFGGFKMSGVGSKAGGPDYLLQFMDPRLVCENTMRRGFAPIEEDDEWIS is encoded by the coding sequence ATGACAGTAAGTATTTCCTCCCTGGACCCGCAGATTATTTCTCGGGGCAGGGAGTTTTTTGCATCCATTTCCGGTGAATCCCCTTCGGTTTTCAATAAAGGCTGGTGGACTGGAAAGGTCATGGATTGGGCCATGAAGAACGAGGATTTCAAGGTCCAGATGTTTCGTTTTGTGGATGTACTGCCATATCTTAATACTTCCGAATCATTGTCCCGGCATATCGAAGAATATTTTTCCGGCGAGGACTCTAATATCCCGGATGTTCTCAAATGGGGTGCCACCAAGACCAAGATTGGTGGAGGATTGGTCGCCAAGGTCCTGAACAGGACTATTCGTTCCAACATTGAGTCCATGGCCCGTCAGTTCATCATTGGTCAGGTCTCCAAGGAAGCGGTCAAAGGGATCAGAAAACTCCGCAAGGACGGTTTTGCCTTTGTTCTCGATTTGCTTGGCGAAGCGACTGTGTCCGAAGTCGAGTCTGATGTGTATCGTGATGGATACCTCGAAGTTCTGGAAGCTATTCAGAAGGAACTCGGCAAGTGGAAGCCGCTTGATGGTGGGGCCAACGATCTCGATTGGGGGCATGCCCCCAAGGTCAATGTGGCCGTGAAGCCGTCCGCTTTTTATTCTCAGTCCAAACCAGTGGACCTTGAGGGTACGGTAGTGGGCATGATGTCCCGTATTGAACCCATCTATAAGAAGACTATGGAAATGGGTGGGTTCATGTGTATTGATATGGAATCCCTCAAGTACAAGGAAGCCACGGTCGAGTTGTTCAAGCGTTTGCGTCTTAAATATCCCGACTATCCGCATCTCGGCATCGTGTTTCAGGCCTATCTGCGGAGTGTGGATGATGATGTCCGTCATTTACTTGAATGGGCGCATGCGCAGAATCTTCCGATTTCTATTCGTTTGGTCAAGGGAGCCTATTGGGATTACGAGACCGTCATGGCCAAGCAGAATGATTGGCCTGTACCGGTCTGGACGCATAAGCCTGAATCCGACATGGCTTTTGAACGTGTTTCCAAGATGATTTTGGAGAACAGTGATATTTGTCACTTTGCTTGTGCCTCCCACAATATCCGTACGATTTCTGCTGTCATGGAGACAGCCTCGGCATTGAATGTGCCTGAGGAACGGTATGAGTTTCAGGTGCTCTACGGTATGGCCGAACCAGTGCGCAAAGGCCTCAGGAATGTTGCCAAGCGTGTTCGATTGTATTGTCCGTACGGTGATTTATTGCCGGGTATGGCTTATCTTGTTCGTCGTCTGCTTGAAAACACGGCAAACGAATCGTTTTTGAAACAGACTTTTGCCGATGAAGCGGACATGGATCACCTTTTGGAGAATCCAGAAGCGACGTTGAAACGTCAGCTTGACAGTCGGTGTGCTCCGAAAGAAGAAAAGCAGATTGGCCCGTCTCGTTTTGTAAATTTTCCGGTGGCTGATTTCACCATCGAGGCAGAGCGTAATGCGTTTCCGGATTCCATTGCCACGGTGCGTGCGCGCATGGGCGGTGAAGTCCCGTTGTTTATCAATGGGAAGGATGTCGTGACGAGCGACAGGCTGGAATCCTATAATCCGGCTGATCCGTCAGAGATTGTTGGTTCAGTCTGTCAGGCTGGTGTCACCGAAGTGGACATCGCTATCGAAGCCGCGTCCGACGCCTATTTGTCATGGCGAGACGTGGCACCGGAAAAACGTGCAGAAGTTTTGTTCAAGGCTGCGCAATATCTTAAAGATACAATTCATGAGTTGTGCGCTCTTCAGGTTTTGGAAGTGGGAAAGCAGTGGGATCAAGCGCACGCCGATGTGTCTGAGGCCATTGATTTTCTTGAATACTACGCACGAGAAATGATTCGATTCGGTAAACCGCGTCGCATGGGACGGGCTCCCGGCGAAATGAGCCAGCTCTTTTATCAGGGCAAGGGCGTCGCCGCTGTTATTGCACCATGGAATTTCCCGTTGGCTATTTCCGTGGGCATGGTGTCTGCTGCTATCGCTTCCGGGTGTTCAGTTGTTTATAAACCCGCAGGTATTTCCTCCTGTGTGGGGCATAATTTGGTTGAAATGTGGAAAGCCGCAGGTTTGCCGGATGGCGTATTCAACTACTGCCCCGGTCGCGGGTCGGTTATGGGTGACCATCTTGTGGATCACCCAGACGTTTCCGTCATCGCCTTTACTGGTTCCATGGAAGTGGGGCTACGTATTCAGGAGCGCGCCGCCAAGGTTCAGCCCGGACAGCAACAGTGTAAACGGGTTATCGCTGAGATGGGCGGCAAGAATGGAACCATTATCGACGATGATGCCGATCTCGACGAAGCTGTGCTCGGCGTACTGTATGCCGCATTCGGTTTCCAAGGTCAGAAGTGCTCGGCTTGCTCTCGGGTTATTGTACTTGATTCCATTTATGATCGTTTCATTGAGCGACTTACCGAGGCTGCCAAGTCAGTCAAGCTCGGTCCATCCGAGAATCCGGCCAATTACATGGGGCCGGTGGCGGATAAGGCAGCACAGAAAAATGTGTTGCGGTACATCAGGATCGCAGAGGAAGAAGGCAATGTGTTGGTCAAGCGCGAAGTCTCCGATGATCTCAAGGCTACCGGAGGCTGTTATGTCCCGTTGACCATTGTGGACGGTATCACCAAGGATCACCGTATTGCGCAGGAAGAGGTTTTTGGGCCGGTCCTGTCCGTCATGCGTGCCAAGAATATGGATGAGGCTCTTGATATTGCCAACTCCACCAGGTTCGCTCTGACCGGTGCTATCTACACACGCAGTCCGGCCAATTTGGAACGTGCTTCCAGAGAGTTTCGTGTGGGCAATCTGTACCTGAACAAGCCATCGGTTGGCGCGCTCGTCGAGCGACATGCCTTTGGTGGATTCAAGATGTCAGGCGTTGGTTCCAAGGCTGGCGGCCCTGATTATTTGCTTCAGTTCATGGACCCGCGTCTGGTTTGCGAAAATACCATGCGCCGAGGATTTGCTCCCATTGAAGAGGATGATGAGTGGATTAGCTAA
- a CDS encoding GNAT family N-acetyltransferase translates to MKNLTIRFAEPDDLTACHTVECNCFPASEAALTSSIEKRIHEYPEGYLVAELDGQIVGQVNSGATDKEDITDEEFKQLIGHDPDGKNIVIFSLSVLPDFQHRGIADQLMVEFIKQSHKLDKKRVLLLCKDDLIPYYSRHGFTDSGISESDHGGAEWHEMALAL, encoded by the coding sequence ATGAAGAATCTGACCATCCGTTTTGCTGAGCCTGACGACCTGACAGCTTGTCACACCGTCGAATGCAACTGTTTCCCGGCCTCCGAAGCTGCTCTGACCTCATCCATTGAAAAACGGATTCACGAGTATCCTGAAGGTTATCTCGTGGCCGAACTCGATGGCCAAATAGTAGGGCAGGTCAACTCCGGCGCCACAGACAAAGAAGACATTACAGACGAAGAATTCAAGCAGCTTATAGGTCACGACCCGGATGGAAAGAACATCGTCATCTTTTCCCTTTCCGTCCTACCTGACTTTCAGCATCGTGGCATTGCAGACCAACTCATGGTCGAATTTATCAAACAATCACACAAGCTCGACAAGAAGCGCGTTCTGCTACTGTGCAAAGATGATCTTATTCCGTACTATTCCCGCCATGGATTCACGGATAGTGGTATTTCCGAGTCCGACCATGGTGGCGCAGAGTGGCACGAAATGGCATTGGCTCTGTAG
- a CDS encoding ATP-binding cassette domain-containing protein has protein sequence MALVSLRDISINFTGTVLLDKVSMQIEPGERVCLLGRNGEGKSTLLSIIEGVTSPDSGSADYARGSRVAMLPQEVPQDLKGTVYDITAQGLGKVGEHLTAYHEASSALIDTIDSNNNQLVAQLEHAQHALEEAGGWPHHQTIETVLSHLKLNGDERFSSLSGGTKRRTLLARALVSRPDLLILDEPTNHLDIDSISWLEDFLLRQTTALLFVTHDRTFLKKVATRIVELDRGKLHNWECNYATYLQRKEAALDAEAKQNHNFDRKLAEEETWIRQGIKARRTRNMGRVRDLRKMREEHKARRDRVGTVNMIIQEAERTGKLVVEANSLCFGFDETPLISDFSTAIMRGDKVGLIGPNGVGKTTLLKVLLGELEPQSGSIRRGVNLQINYFDQLREQLDETRSARYNVADGNDFVTINGQQRHVMSHLKDFLFTPDRSKVPVSVLSGGERNRLLLARLFTRPSNVLVMDEPTNDLDAETLDLLEELLMEYPGTLLLVSHDRAFLNNVVTSSIGFEGNGVVAEYVGGYDDWLRQRPDVPVTQKKACKPKSAQKTAKPAKQKLSYKEKFELEKKREQLKTMPALIEKLETELDDLQTKMSQPDYFKNTPQAMADDQERLETIEANLEVAYETWEELEAALEGVTLD, from the coding sequence ATGGCCCTTGTTTCCCTGCGCGACATATCAATCAATTTCACCGGAACGGTGCTGCTGGACAAAGTATCCATGCAGATCGAACCGGGCGAGCGCGTTTGCCTGCTCGGCAGAAACGGGGAAGGAAAATCTACCCTGCTCTCCATTATCGAAGGCGTAACCAGTCCCGATTCAGGCAGTGCTGATTATGCTCGAGGCTCCCGCGTGGCCATGCTGCCACAGGAAGTCCCACAAGATTTGAAAGGCACGGTCTATGATATCACGGCGCAGGGGCTCGGCAAAGTTGGTGAACACCTGACGGCCTACCATGAGGCGTCCAGTGCATTGATTGACACCATAGACTCCAACAATAACCAATTGGTCGCTCAATTGGAGCACGCACAACATGCGCTTGAAGAAGCCGGTGGATGGCCGCACCACCAAACTATCGAAACCGTATTGTCCCATCTCAAACTAAATGGCGACGAACGATTTTCTTCCCTGTCCGGCGGCACTAAACGTCGTACTCTGCTCGCTCGAGCACTTGTTTCCAGGCCGGACCTGCTCATTCTTGACGAGCCCACAAACCATTTGGATATCGACTCCATTTCTTGGCTTGAAGACTTCCTGCTGCGCCAAACCACGGCCCTGCTTTTCGTCACCCATGACCGTACCTTCCTTAAAAAAGTCGCGACACGCATTGTGGAGTTGGACCGAGGCAAACTCCATAATTGGGAATGTAATTACGCCACCTATCTCCAACGCAAAGAAGCGGCCCTCGACGCCGAAGCCAAACAGAATCATAATTTCGACAGAAAATTGGCCGAAGAAGAAACATGGATTCGTCAGGGTATCAAAGCTCGCCGCACTCGTAATATGGGACGAGTCCGCGACCTGCGGAAGATGCGTGAAGAACACAAGGCTCGCCGGGACCGCGTTGGCACCGTAAATATGATTATCCAGGAAGCCGAACGCACCGGTAAACTGGTCGTGGAAGCCAACTCCCTATGTTTTGGATTCGACGAGACTCCACTCATTTCAGATTTTTCGACCGCCATTATGCGCGGGGACAAGGTCGGCCTCATTGGTCCCAATGGCGTTGGGAAAACCACCCTACTCAAGGTTCTGCTGGGCGAACTTGAACCACAAAGCGGGTCGATCCGGCGCGGCGTCAATCTCCAAATCAATTATTTCGACCAACTCCGTGAACAGCTCGATGAGACCCGCTCAGCTCGTTACAATGTGGCAGATGGCAATGACTTCGTAACCATTAACGGCCAGCAGCGACATGTCATGTCGCACCTAAAGGATTTCCTGTTCACACCTGACAGGTCCAAAGTGCCTGTGTCAGTCCTGTCTGGTGGAGAACGCAACCGGCTGCTTCTGGCCCGACTCTTCACCCGCCCCTCCAATGTCTTGGTCATGGATGAACCGACCAACGACCTTGATGCCGAGACACTCGACCTTCTTGAGGAATTGCTCATGGAGTATCCCGGCACCCTGCTGCTGGTCAGCCATGATCGCGCCTTCCTCAACAACGTCGTCACATCAAGCATCGGATTTGAAGGCAACGGCGTGGTCGCCGAATACGTAGGCGGCTATGACGACTGGCTCAGACAACGACCGGACGTTCCTGTTACTCAAAAAAAAGCATGCAAGCCTAAATCTGCACAAAAAACGGCCAAACCCGCAAAGCAGAAATTGAGTTACAAAGAAAAATTCGAATTGGAGAAAAAGCGAGAGCAACTCAAGACCATGCCCGCGCTCATTGAAAAGCTGGAAACCGAGCTCGACGACTTGCAGACAAAGATGTCGCAGCCTGATTATTTCAAAAACACACCCCAGGCAATGGCCGATGACCAAGAACGCCTTGAGACTATCGAAGCAAACCTTGAAGTCGCCTACGAAACCTGGGAAGAACTCGAAGCCGCCCTTGAAGGCGTTACACTGGATTAG
- the rpe gene encoding ribulose-phosphate 3-epimerase, which produces MILSPSMLSSDFTNMESELKALKDAGLKWVHLDIMDGCFVPNITFGPPIIKAMRKKSDLFFDCHLMIEDPGRYVQNFADAGADLICVHAETCDHLERVCAQIAETGAKPAVALNPHTPLETIKYLIPQLYMVLIMSVNPGFGGQKFIPFCKDKVRELRGMIDEAGAETLIQIDGGVTLENARKLTEAGVDVLVSGSAFFGYPPYGERHQAFQDICK; this is translated from the coding sequence ATGATTTTATCACCCTCGATGCTTTCCTCGGATTTTACGAACATGGAATCTGAACTGAAAGCCCTGAAAGATGCTGGCCTCAAGTGGGTCCACCTTGATATCATGGACGGTTGCTTTGTCCCCAATATCACCTTTGGCCCCCCTATCATCAAGGCCATGCGCAAAAAATCAGACCTTTTTTTCGACTGCCATCTGATGATTGAAGATCCAGGACGTTACGTTCAAAATTTTGCCGATGCGGGCGCTGACCTCATTTGCGTCCATGCCGAAACATGTGACCACCTTGAACGTGTCTGTGCTCAAATTGCTGAAACCGGTGCCAAGCCAGCAGTGGCCCTTAATCCGCACACACCGCTTGAAACAATCAAATACCTTATCCCACAATTGTACATGGTATTGATCATGTCTGTGAATCCGGGCTTTGGTGGTCAAAAGTTCATCCCCTTCTGCAAAGACAAAGTCCGCGAACTCCGTGGCATGATCGACGAAGCCGGTGCCGAAACACTCATCCAGATCGACGGCGGCGTGACTCTGGAAAATGCTCGTAAATTGACCGAAGCCGGTGTAGACGTTCTGGTTTCCGGTTCCGCATTCTTCGGCTACCCACCTTATGGCGAACGGCATCAGGCATTTCAGGACATCTGCAAGTAA
- a CDS encoding substrate-binding periplasmic protein, which produces MKFKIVAQVVMRVFIFYFLIVFICVGLSSVCHADDISFYMGEVYPLNYVAEDELRTGAVVEIVSTIMRETGQNVNPRNIRVINWARSLYDVATYPNTAIFSVARTPERDKKYKWVGPVAELNIGLIAKKADNIIIENEQDVGKYKIGIVRGSAPEHILISKYGMKASQLNQLKDDLTQFKMLDADRVDLITQADTSASSGLQQAGLDPGLFEMVYVLQHVDLYIAFNPKTDDMLIEKIQKALLSLKEKLANGVSRYDEIMNLYYGENRISIRSY; this is translated from the coding sequence ATGAAATTTAAAATTGTTGCCCAGGTAGTTATGCGAGTTTTTATTTTTTATTTTTTGATAGTATTTATTTGTGTAGGTTTGTCGTCAGTATGTCATGCTGATGATATTTCTTTTTATATGGGAGAAGTTTATCCACTGAATTATGTGGCGGAAGATGAACTTCGGACCGGGGCGGTGGTGGAAATTGTCTCTACAATTATGCGTGAGACGGGGCAGAATGTAAATCCTCGGAATATCAGGGTCATCAATTGGGCACGTTCATTGTACGACGTCGCGACATATCCGAATACGGCTATTTTTTCAGTTGCACGAACTCCAGAACGGGACAAGAAATACAAATGGGTAGGACCTGTTGCCGAGTTGAACATTGGATTGATTGCTAAAAAAGCAGACAATATCATCATCGAAAATGAACAGGATGTCGGTAAATATAAGATCGGTATTGTTCGGGGGAGTGCCCCGGAACATATTTTAATCAGTAAATATGGCATGAAAGCTTCACAATTGAACCAACTGAAAGATGATCTAACACAGTTCAAGATGTTGGATGCAGACAGAGTCGATTTGATTACTCAGGCCGATACCTCCGCTTCCAGTGGTCTTCAACAAGCAGGGTTGGATCCGGGGCTTTTTGAGATGGTGTATGTCTTACAGCATGTCGATTTATATATTGCTTTCAATCCGAAGACAGATGATATGCTGATTGAAAAGATTCAGAAGGCGCTTCTATCATTAAAAGAGAAATTGGCAAATGGTGTAAGTCGATATGACGAAATTATGAATTTATATTATGGCGAAAACCGAATCTCCATACGCAGTTATTGA
- a CDS encoding siroheme decarboxylase subunit alpha encodes MDNYDKKILDIIQSHFPLTSRPYEEVGKQIGLPESDVLERVRDLKKAGVIRRMGANFNSNTLGWQSTLCAASCPEDKIDEFVAEVNKHDGVTHNYLRENEFNIWFALIAPDMDAVESILASITKATGIKVLNLPADKLFKIKVDFKMDK; translated from the coding sequence ATGGACAATTACGACAAAAAGATACTCGACATCATCCAGTCTCACTTCCCGTTAACCTCGCGTCCGTATGAAGAGGTCGGCAAACAAATCGGTCTGCCGGAATCTGACGTACTGGAACGTGTACGCGACTTGAAAAAGGCTGGTGTTATCCGCCGCATGGGTGCCAACTTCAATTCCAACACACTGGGATGGCAGTCTACACTGTGTGCCGCGTCGTGCCCGGAAGACAAAATTGACGAGTTTGTTGCCGAAGTGAATAAGCATGATGGCGTCACGCATAACTATCTGCGCGAAAACGAATTCAATATCTGGTTCGCACTGATCGCACCGGACATGGACGCAGTTGAATCCATCCTTGCATCCATCACAAAAGCCACGGGGATCAAGGTGCTCAACCTGCCTGCTGACAAACTGTTCAAGATCAAAGTCGACTTCAAAATGGACAAATAG
- the ahbD gene encoding heme b synthase: MSEHPKGHPGGCPSEGHPDGHPGHPHGKGHPGAENAPKLFLDDGVTPICRLIAWEVTRSCNLACKHCRAEAHPEPYENELSTEEAKALIDTFPDIGSPIIIFTGGEPMMRHDVYELIAYAKTKGLRCVMAPNGTLITPETAQQMKDAGIERCSISIDAPEAVQHDEFRGEVGAFKASMRGIQYLKDVGIEFQINTTVTKNNLHLFKDIFDLCEGIGASAWHIFLLVPTGRAVELGTEVITAEEYEDVLNWFYDFRKTTDMQLKATCAPHYHRILRQRAKEEGIPVNFENFGLDAVSRGCLGGVGFCFISHRGQVQPCGYLELDCGQVRETHFPDIWKKSQQFLNLRNPEVYDGKCGHCEYERVCGGCRARAQTMNGHYLKEEPLCSYQPKKKAKK, from the coding sequence ATGAGCGAACATCCCAAAGGCCATCCCGGCGGCTGCCCTTCTGAAGGCCATCCCGACGGACACCCTGGTCATCCCCACGGCAAAGGTCATCCTGGTGCTGAAAACGCACCCAAGCTTTTCCTCGACGACGGCGTCACCCCCATTTGCAGGCTCATCGCCTGGGAAGTGACCCGGTCCTGCAACCTCGCCTGCAAGCACTGTCGGGCCGAAGCGCACCCGGAACCATACGAGAACGAATTGTCCACCGAAGAGGCCAAGGCTCTCATCGACACTTTCCCGGACATAGGCAGCCCTATCATCATCTTTACCGGCGGCGAGCCAATGATGCGGCACGACGTCTACGAGTTGATCGCCTACGCCAAAACCAAAGGGCTTCGTTGCGTCATGGCTCCCAACGGGACACTCATCACGCCTGAAACAGCCCAACAGATGAAAGATGCGGGTATCGAACGATGCTCCATCTCCATCGATGCACCAGAAGCGGTCCAGCACGACGAATTCCGCGGCGAAGTCGGTGCATTCAAAGCTTCCATGCGAGGCATTCAATATTTGAAAGACGTGGGCATCGAATTCCAGATCAACACTACGGTGACCAAGAACAATCTTCATCTGTTCAAGGACATCTTTGATCTGTGCGAAGGAATCGGTGCATCCGCGTGGCATATATTCCTGCTCGTACCGACCGGTCGGGCCGTAGAACTTGGCACTGAAGTCATTACTGCCGAAGAGTACGAAGACGTGCTCAACTGGTTCTACGACTTCCGCAAGACCACGGACATGCAACTCAAGGCCACCTGCGCCCCGCATTACCACCGCATCCTGCGCCAACGCGCTAAAGAAGAAGGCATCCCGGTCAACTTCGAGAACTTCGGTCTGGATGCCGTGTCTCGTGGCTGCCTCGGCGGCGTGGGATTCTGTTTCATATCCCATCGCGGTCAAGTGCAACCCTGTGGCTATCTTGAACTCGACTGTGGTCAGGTGCGCGAGACGCATTTCCCTGACATCTGGAAAAAATCCCAGCAATTCCTCAATCTGCGCAACCCAGAAGTCTATGACGGTAAGTGTGGCCATTGCGAATACGAACGCGTCTGCGGCGGTTGCCGAGCACGCGCTCAGACCATGAACGGTCATTATTTGAAAGAAGAACCGCTCTGCTCCTACCAGCCGAAGAAAAAGGCAAAGAAGTAA